DNA sequence from the Alkalilimnicola ehrlichii MLHE-1 genome:
AGCAGCTCCGGCAGGTACGGCCCCAGCCGGTTGAGCGCCTGCTCCGAGGCCTTGCGCGTGGCCACCTTGGCCGACTCGTCCACCGCCTCGGCCAGCGCCTCCTCGGCGTGCTGGGCAAACCGCTCGGGCAGCGCGCCCTTCATCCGCCGCTCAAACTCCGCCGCCATCTCCGGGTGCGCCTTGCGGTAAGCGGCCAGCCGCTCGTGCCAGGCCGCCTCCAACTGCTTGCCGCGCGCCCGCGCATCCCACCCGCTGTAGATCTCGCGCGGGATCTCAAACGGCCCGTGCTCCCACTTCAGGAACTCGCGCGTGGCCTGGATCTCCTCATCGCCCAGCGGCGCACCGTGCACCCCGTGGGTGCCGCAGACGTTGGGCGCGCCAAAGCCGATCACCGTCTTGCAGCAGATCAGGCTCGGCCGGTCGGTCACCGCACGCGCCTCATCAATGGCGCGCTTGATCGCCTCCGAATCGTGCCCGTCCACCTCGCGCACCACATGCCAGCCGTAAGCCTCAAACCGGCCCGGCGTATCGTCGGTGAACCAGCCCTCCACCTTGCCGTCAATGGAGATGCCGTTGTCGTCGTAAAAACCGATCAGCTTGCCCAGCTTCCATGTGCCGGCCAGCGAGCAGGCCTCGTGACTCACCCCCTCCATCAGACAGCCATCGCCCAGGAAGCAGTAGGTCCAGTGATCCACCAGCTCGTGGCCCGGGCGGTTGAACTGCGCGGCCAGGGTGCGCTCGGCCAGCGCCAGCCCCACCGCGTTGGCCAGCCCCTGGCCCAGCGGCCCGGTGGTGGTCTCCACCCCCGCGGTGTAGCCGTACTCCGGGTGACCGGGGGTCCTGGAGTGCAGTTGGCGGAAGGCCTTCAGATCGTCAATGCCCAGCTCATAGCCCGACAGGTGCAGCAGGCTGTAAAGCAGCATCGAGCCGTGACCGTTGGAGAGCACAAACCGGTCCCGGTCCCACCAGTGGGGGTTGGCCGGGTTGTGGCGCAGATAGTCGTTCCACAGCACTTCGGCAATATCCGCCATGCCCATGGGCGCGCCCGGGTGACCGGAATGGGCGCGCTGCACCGCGTCCATGGACAGGGCTCGGATGGCATTGGCCAGATCTCGGCGTGTGGGCATTACGGTTCCCCCGGGGTTGCATATAGATCAAGGGCGCTTATTGTCCTGTAGAGCCGGGTCGCCGGCAAGTTGGCGGGCCTCGCACTCACCGGGTGAGACCGCTACAATCGGCAGTTCGTCGAAAACGGCACCGCAAACACCCGTCGCGGCCACGCAACCGGGCGCGAGACAACCACAACACAGAGGAGCTTGGGGTGAGCGAATACCTGTTCACGTCAGAGTCGGTTTCCGAGGGCCATCCGGACAAGATGGCGGACCAGATCTCCGACGCCGTGCTCGATGCCATCCTCGCCGAAGACCCCAGGGGCCGGATCGCCTGCGAGACGATGATCAAGACCGGAATCATCATCCTGGGCGGCGAGGTGACCACCTCGGCCAACATCGACTACGAGGCCGTGGCCCGGGAGACGGTCAAGCGCATCGGCTACAAACACCACGAGATGGGCTTCGATGGCGAGACCTGCGGGGTCATCAACATCCTCGGCAAGCAGTCGGTGGACATCGCCCAGGGGGTCGACCGCGACCATCCGGAGGAACAGGGTGCCGGCGACCAGGGGCTGATGTTCGGCTACGCCAGCAACGAGACCGATGTGCTGATGCCCGCCCCGATCACCTACGCCCACCGGCTGGTACAGCGCCAAGCGGAGGTGCGCTGTAACGGCCAGCTGCCCTGGCTGCGTCCGGATGCCAAGAGCCAGGTCACCCTGCGCTACGTGGACGGCCGCCCGGTGGCGGTGGACACGGTGGTGCTCTCCACCCAGCACGCCCCCGACCTCACCCAAGCCCAGGTGCACGAGGCGGTGATCGAGGAGATCATCAAGCCGGTATTGCCCGAGCAGTGGATCACCGGCGAGACCCGCTACCTGGTGAACCCCACCGGTCGCTTCGTGATCGGTGGCCCGGTGGGCGACTGCGGCCTGACCGGACGCAAGATCATTGTCGACACCTACGGCGGCATGGCCCGCCACGGCGGCGGCTGCTTCTCGGGCAAGGACCCGTCCAAGGTGGACCGCTCCGCCGCCTACGCCTGCCGCTACGTGGCCAAGAACATCGTCGCCGCAGGGCTCGCCGAGCGCTGTGAGATCCAGGTCTCCTACGCCATCGGCGTGGCCGAACCCACCTCCATCAGCGTGGAGACCTTCGGCACCGGCCGCGTGGACAGCGAGAAGCTGACCCGCATCGTGCGCGAGCACTTCGACCTGCGCCCCTACGGCATCCTGAAGATGCTCGACCTGATCCGCCCGATCTACACCGCCACGGCCGCCTACGGCCACTTTGGCCGCGAGGACGAGGGCTTCCCCTGGGAGCGCATCGACCGCGCCGAGGAGATCCGCGACGCGGCCGGCCTGTAGCGGGCAGAGCACCCGGCGCCGCCCCGAGGAGCGCTGCAACAGGGCCGCCGGCCCTGCCAGGCTCGGGGATGGCGCCCCATCGTTCCAACGGCGCTCAGCGAAATCGGAGTCTGCACCATGAATGCTGTCGTGGATACCAACGCCAACGACTACATCGTGCGCGACATCGGCCTCGCTGACTGGGGCCGTAAGGAAATCGCCATCGCCGAGACAGAGATGCCCGGCCTGATGGCGGTGCGCGAGGAATACCGCAACGAGCAGCCGCTCAAGGGCGCCCGCATCGCCGGGAGCCTGCACATGACCATCCAGACCGCCGTGCTCATTGAGGCGCTGATCGAGCTGGGGGCCGAGGTGCGCTGGGCGTCCTGCAACATCTACTCCACCCAGGATCACGCCGCCGCGGCCATCGCCGCCCAGGGCATCCCGGTGTTCGCCTACAAGGGCGAGACCCTGGATGAGTACTGGGACTACTGCCACCGGATCTTCGAGTTCGAGGGCGAGCCGGCCAACATGATCCTCGACGACGGCGGCGATGCCACCCTGCTGCTCAACCTGGGCGCCAAAGCCGAGCAGGACGCCTCTGTGCTGGACAACCCGGGCAGCGACGAGGAAAAGGCCCTGTTCGTCGCCATCCGCAACCGCCTGGAGAGCCAGCCTGGTTGGTACAGCGAGCGGCTGGCCGCCATCCAGGGGGTCACCGAGGAGACCACCACCGGCGTCAACCGCCTGGTGCGCATGGCCAACGAGGGCACCCTGCCCTTCCCCGCCATCAACGTGAACGACTCGGTCACCAAGTCCAAGTTCGACAACCTCTACGGCTGCCGCGAATCGCTGCTGGACGGCATCAAGCGGGCCACCGACGTGATGATCGCCGGCAAGATCTGCGTGGTGGCGGGCTACGGCGACGTGGGCAAGGGCTGCGCCCAGAGCCTCCGCGGCCAGGGCGCCACCGTCTGGATCACCGAGATCGACCCCATCTGTGCCCTGCAGGCGGCCATGGAGGGCTACCGGGTGGTCACCATGGACGAGGCCGCTGACAAGGCGGACATCTTCGTCACCGCCACCGGCAACTACCACGTGATCACCGGCGAACACCTGAGGGCGATGAAGCACAACGCCATCGTCTGCAACATCGGCCACTTCGACAACGAGATTGACGTGGCCAGCCTGCGCGACTGCGAGTGGGACAACATCAAGCCGCAGGTGGACCACATCACCCTGCCCAGCGGCAACAAGATCATCCTGCTGGCCGAGGGCCGGCTGGTGAACCTGGGCTGCGCCACCGGGCACCCGAGCTTCGTGATGTCCAACTCCTTCACCAACCAGGTGTTGGCCCAAATCGAGCTGTTCGCCCACGGGGAGAAGTACGACAAGCAGGTCTACGTGCTGCCCAAGCACCTGGACGAGAAGGTCGCGCAGCTCCACCTGCAGAAGATCGGCGCACAACTGACAGCGCTGACCCCGGAACAGGCGGAATACATCGGCGTGCCGGTGGAGGGGCCTTACAAGCCGGAACACTACCGGTACTGACGGGGGACCGTCACTGCGAGGAGGCGAAGCCGACGTGGCAGTCTACCGCCCTGGATCGCCACGGGCCTGCGGCCCTCGCGATGACGGGGGTGGCGCCCCACCGTCACTGCGAGGAGGCGAAGCCGACGCGGCAGTCTACCGCCCTGGATCGCCACGGGCCTGCGGCCCTCGCGATGACGGGGGTGGCGCCCCCACCGTCACTGCGAGGAGGCGAAGCCGACGCGGCAGTCCACCGCCCTGGATCGCCACGGGCCTGCGGCCCTCGCGATGACGGGGGTGGCGCCCCACCGTCACTGCGAGGAGGCGAAGCCGACGCGGCAGTCTACCGCCCTGGATCGCCACGGGCCTGCGGCCCTCGCGATGACGGGGGTGGCGCCCCCACCGTCACTGCGAGGAGGCGAAGCCGACGCGGCAGTCCACCGCCCTGGATCGCCACGGGCCTGCGGCCCTCGCGATGACGGGGGTGGCGCCCCACCGTCACTGCGAGGAGGCGAAGCCGACGCGGCAGTCCACCGCCCTGGATCGCCACGGGCCTGCGGCCCTCGCGATGACGGGGGTGGCGCCCCACCGTCACTGCGAGGAGGCGAAGCCGACGCGGCAGTCTACCGCCCTGGATCGCCACGGGCCTGCGGCCCTCGCGATGACGGGGGTGGCGCCCCCACCGTCACTGCGAGGAGGCGAAGCCGACGCGGCAGTCTACCGCCCTGGATCGCCACGGGCCTGCGGCCCTCGCGATGACGGGAGGAAGCCTTCGCCTTCGGGATGACGAAGGAAAACATTCGGCCCTCGGGATGACGGTGGCGGCGCCCCCGTTTGAAAACAGCCCTCAGCATGGAACAATCTCAGACGATGGAATCCCAGAAACAACACCCCCCGGTCTACAGCTGCGAGTTCTTCCCCCCGCGCACCGAGCAGGGGGTGGAGAAGCTACGTACCACCCGTGAGCGCCTCGCGCGCCTGAACCCGGCCTACTTCTCGGTGACCTTCGGCGCCGGCGGCTCCACCCGCGACCGCACCTACGAGACGGTCACCGAGATCCAGCGCAGCGGCCTGGAGGCCGCGCCGCACATCTCCTGCATCGGCTCCACCCGGGAGAGCATCCGCGAGCTGCTGCACGGCTATCGGGAACAGGGCATCCGCCGCATCGTCGCCCTGCGCGGCGACATGCCCTCCGGCACCCGCGACGTAGGCGAGTTCCGCTACGCCAACGAACTGGTGGCCTTCATCCGCGCGGAGACCGGCGACCACTTCCACATCGAGGTGGCCTGCTACCCGGAGTTCCACCCGCAGGCCCGCGACGCCGAGGCCGACATGGACAACTTCGCCCGCAAGGTCGAGGCCGGGGCCGACGCCGCCATCACCCAGTACTTCTTCAACGCCGACGCCTACTTTCACTTCGTCGGCCAAGCGGAGAAACGGGGCGTGACCCTCCCCATCGTCCCGGGCATCATGCCCATCATCAACTTCACCCAGCTGGCCCGCTTCTCCGACGCCTGCGGCGCCGAGATCCCGCGCTGGCTGCGCAAGCGGCTGGAGGCCTATGGCGACGACAAGGCCGCCATCCAGGCCCTGGGCCATGAGGTGGTGCGGGATCTCTGCCAGCGGCTACTGGACGGCGGCGCCCCGGGGCTGCATTTTTACAGCATGAACCAGGCGCGCCCGGTGGAGCGCCTGTGGGCCGACCTGCAGCTCCCCCGCTGAGCGGATGGAGCCGTCCGCCCACGGCCAAACCGGGCATTGGGGGGCGCGCAATGACCGGAAAGGCAGCCAAACGTCTCTGGGTCGGCTGGCGGGAGTGGATCGCCCTGCCCGCCCTGGGCATCGACCGCATCAAGGCCAAGGTGGACACCGGCGCGGCCACCTCCGCGCTGCACGCCATCCACCTGCACCGCTTCCGTGAGGGCGGGCGGGATCGGGTGGTGTTCCAGGTGCACCCGATCCAGCGGGACGCCCACACCACCCGGGACTGCGTGGCCGACCTGCTGGACGAGCGGGTGGTCACCAGCTCCACCGGCCACCGGGAGCGGCGCCTGGTGATCCGCACCCCCTTGCAAATCGGCGATCAGCGCTGGAATATCGAACTGACGCTGACCAACCGGGACAGCATGGGCTTTCGCATGCTCATCGGCCGCCGCGCCATGCGCGGCCACCTGTTGGTGGACCCCAGCCGCTCCTATCTGGGCGGTATCGAGCAGCACACCCCGGGCCCCCGACGCAGCCCCACATCCCGCAAATGAGTGAGCCCGCAGGCATGCCCGAAGCGATGAACATCCTGATCCTGTCGCGCAACAGCCGGCTCTACTCCACCCGGCGTCTGGTCGAGGCGGGGCGCGAGCGCGGTCACCAGGTCCGGGTGGTGGACCCACTGCGCTGTTACATGAACATCAGCCCCCACAAGCCCGAGATCCATTACAAGGGCGAGACGCTGGAGAACTTCGACGGCGTGATCCCCCGGATTGGGGCCTCCATCACCTTCTACGGCACGGCCGTGTTGCGCCAGTTCGAGATAATGGGCACCTTCCCGCTCAACGAGTCGGTGGCCATCAGCCGCTCCCGCGACAAACTGCGCTCCACGCAACTGCTGGCGCGCAAGGGGATCGGCCTGCCGATGACCACTTTCGGCTACTCGCCTGACGACACCGAGGACCTGATCAACCTGGTGGGCGGCCCGCCCATGGTCATCAAGCTGCTGGAGGGCACCCAGGGCAAGGGGGTGGTGCTGGCCGAGACCCAGCAGGCGGCGGAGAGCCTGATCGATGCCTTCCGTGGGCTAAATGTGCACTTCCTGGCCCAGGAGTACATCAAGGAGGCCGGGGGCTCGGACATCCGCTGCTTCGTGGTGGGCGAGCGGGTGGTGGCCTCCATGCGCCGACAGGCCAAGGAAGGGGAGTTCCGCTCGAACATCCACCGCGGCGGCCAGGCGAGCACGGTGCGTATCACCCCCGAGGAGCGCAGCATGGCGGTGCGTGCCGCCCGCATCATGGGCTTGAACGTGGCCGGTGTGGACCTCATCCGCTCCGCCCATGGCTCGCTGGTGCTGGAGGTGAACTCATCGCCCGGGCTGGAGGGCATCGAGAAGGCCACCGGCAAGGACATCGCCGGCACCATCTACGCTTTCCTGGAGAAGAACGCCCGCCAGGGCAAGACCCGGACCCGGGGCCGCGGCTAGCGTTACGGCGGGACCGGACGAACGCCCGGCCCCGCGTGCCCCTATTACCGGGCGGGGATGATCGGATCGTCCTCGTCCGGTCCCTCGCCGCTGACCAGACGCGCCTGGGCCAGGTTCTCCCCCACCAGGGTCTCGATCTCCAGCACGCCCTTCACCGCCCCGGGCACCCAGGCCACCGGGCGACCGCTGGGTGAGCGGATCACCCGGCTGCCGTCACGCACCTGCAGGCTCATGCCCTCGCTCAGACCGGCGGCCTGGCCGGCGCCGAGGAAATAGACGCCCTCCTCCT
Encoded proteins:
- the tkt gene encoding transketolase, which codes for MPTRRDLANAIRALSMDAVQRAHSGHPGAPMGMADIAEVLWNDYLRHNPANPHWWDRDRFVLSNGHGSMLLYSLLHLSGYELGIDDLKAFRQLHSRTPGHPEYGYTAGVETTTGPLGQGLANAVGLALAERTLAAQFNRPGHELVDHWTYCFLGDGCLMEGVSHEACSLAGTWKLGKLIGFYDDNGISIDGKVEGWFTDDTPGRFEAYGWHVVREVDGHDSEAIKRAIDEARAVTDRPSLICCKTVIGFGAPNVCGTHGVHGAPLGDEEIQATREFLKWEHGPFEIPREIYSGWDARARGKQLEAAWHERLAAYRKAHPEMAAEFERRMKGALPERFAQHAEEALAEAVDESAKVATRKASEQALNRLGPYLPELLGGSADLSGSNNTKWEDCAVIGGAKADADGNYLHYGVREFGMSAIANGLALHGGFIPYTGTFLVFSDYARNAIRMAALMGIQQIFVHTHDSIGLGEDGPTHQPVEHLGSLRMIPGLDVWRPCDAIETQAAWQAALERRDGPSLLALSRQGLVAQQRTDEQVALIRRGGYVLAEPKQGEAELILMATGSEVAIMVEAAERLADRGRRVRVVSMPCLEVFQSQPADYREAVLPAGVPVIAMEAAHPMPWQALLGDRGRVIGIDTFGESAPGPALYEHFGINVDAVVKASTTVI
- the metK gene encoding methionine adenosyltransferase is translated as MSEYLFTSESVSEGHPDKMADQISDAVLDAILAEDPRGRIACETMIKTGIIILGGEVTTSANIDYEAVARETVKRIGYKHHEMGFDGETCGVINILGKQSVDIAQGVDRDHPEEQGAGDQGLMFGYASNETDVLMPAPITYAHRLVQRQAEVRCNGQLPWLRPDAKSQVTLRYVDGRPVAVDTVVLSTQHAPDLTQAQVHEAVIEEIIKPVLPEQWITGETRYLVNPTGRFVIGGPVGDCGLTGRKIIVDTYGGMARHGGGCFSGKDPSKVDRSAAYACRYVAKNIVAAGLAERCEIQVSYAIGVAEPTSISVETFGTGRVDSEKLTRIVREHFDLRPYGILKMLDLIRPIYTATAAYGHFGREDEGFPWERIDRAEEIRDAAGL
- the ahcY gene encoding adenosylhomocysteinase → MNAVVDTNANDYIVRDIGLADWGRKEIAIAETEMPGLMAVREEYRNEQPLKGARIAGSLHMTIQTAVLIEALIELGAEVRWASCNIYSTQDHAAAAIAAQGIPVFAYKGETLDEYWDYCHRIFEFEGEPANMILDDGGDATLLLNLGAKAEQDASVLDNPGSDEEKALFVAIRNRLESQPGWYSERLAAIQGVTEETTTGVNRLVRMANEGTLPFPAINVNDSVTKSKFDNLYGCRESLLDGIKRATDVMIAGKICVVAGYGDVGKGCAQSLRGQGATVWITEIDPICALQAAMEGYRVVTMDEAADKADIFVTATGNYHVITGEHLRAMKHNAIVCNIGHFDNEIDVASLRDCEWDNIKPQVDHITLPSGNKIILLAEGRLVNLGCATGHPSFVMSNSFTNQVLAQIELFAHGEKYDKQVYVLPKHLDEKVAQLHLQKIGAQLTALTPEQAEYIGVPVEGPYKPEHYRY
- the metF gene encoding methylenetetrahydrofolate reductase [NAD(P)H], with translation MESQKQHPPVYSCEFFPPRTEQGVEKLRTTRERLARLNPAYFSVTFGAGGSTRDRTYETVTEIQRSGLEAAPHISCIGSTRESIRELLHGYREQGIRRIVALRGDMPSGTRDVGEFRYANELVAFIRAETGDHFHIEVACYPEFHPQARDAEADMDNFARKVEAGADAAITQYFFNADAYFHFVGQAEKRGVTLPIVPGIMPIINFTQLARFSDACGAEIPRWLRKRLEAYGDDKAAIQALGHEVVRDLCQRLLDGGAPGLHFYSMNQARPVERLWADLQLPR
- a CDS encoding ATP-dependent zinc protease family protein yields the protein MTGKAAKRLWVGWREWIALPALGIDRIKAKVDTGAATSALHAIHLHRFREGGRDRVVFQVHPIQRDAHTTRDCVADLLDERVVTSSTGHRERRLVIRTPLQIGDQRWNIELTLTNRDSMGFRMLIGRRAMRGHLLVDPSRSYLGGIEQHTPGPRRSPTSRK
- the rimK gene encoding 30S ribosomal protein S6--L-glutamate ligase, with product MNILILSRNSRLYSTRRLVEAGRERGHQVRVVDPLRCYMNISPHKPEIHYKGETLENFDGVIPRIGASITFYGTAVLRQFEIMGTFPLNESVAISRSRDKLRSTQLLARKGIGLPMTTFGYSPDDTEDLINLVGGPPMVIKLLEGTQGKGVVLAETQQAAESLIDAFRGLNVHFLAQEYIKEAGGSDIRCFVVGERVVASMRRQAKEGEFRSNIHRGGQASTVRITPEERSMAVRAARIMGLNVAGVDLIRSAHGSLVLEVNSSPGLEGIEKATGKDIAGTIYAFLEKNARQGKTRTRGRG